One Fibrobacter sp. genomic window, GGCTGCTGCGGCCTGGGTAAAATGGACCACGTAAACGGGCCCCTTGCCCTCGTTAATCAAACGCTGTACTGTATTTGAAATTTCGGTTTCGGAGTAGGTAAAATCCAGGGGCACCGGGCGTTGTGTAGAGCGTACGGTAACAGATTCCTTGCCCGTGTGCTTGGTCATTTCCTTTTCAAAGAATTCCGTGGCGCCTACGGTTGCGCTCATGAGCAGGAATCGTGTGTTGGGCATGGTCAAAAGAGGTACCTGCCAGGCTACTCCGCGTTCCTTGTCGGAGTAGTAGTGGAACTCGTCCATCACTACGTCGGAAATGGTCGTTTGCTCCCCTTCGCAAAGGGCCATGTTCGCGAGGATTTCTGCGGTGCAGCAGATGATGGGTGCGTCTCGATTGACGGTTGCGTCGCCTGTAGAAAGTCCTACATTTTCAGGACCAAATTCCTTGCAAAGGGCCATCCACTTTTCGTTGACCAGGGCCTTGATGGGGCAGGTGTAAATGCTGCGTCGGCCGTGGGCCAGACTGTCAAAATGCAGTGCCAGCGCCACCATGGATTTTCCGGAACCCGTGGGTGTATTTAGAATGACGTTCTTTCCGTCCAAAAGTTCCAATATGGCTTCTTCCTGGGCGGGGTATAGGGTTGTTCCCTTGGCTTCTGCCCAGGCTAGGAAAGATTCCAGTAGCTCTTCGGAGGAGGGAACCTGTCCGTTGTCAGTTTTTTGTAAGTAGTCTTTTAGGCAGATAGGGGCGTTTTCAGTCATATTTAAAAGATAGCTTTCTTTGACGGTGCTTCTGTTTTTTAAATTTGCAAATGGAATAATTTCATTGTTTGAAGTTGAAGGATTATATGGCTTCTAAGAAAACGGAAGAAACAGATCTTGGCGAATTGATGAAAAATCTGGTGAAGCATTGGTTTATTATGCTTCCCTGCTTGATTATCGCCGCAGCTGTTGGTGTTTTTGTTGCGATGTGGATTCGCCCTGTTTACCAGGTGGATGCACTTTTGCAGATTGAATCCAAGAATAATAAGGGCACCATGGGAATGATGGCTGGACTTGGCTCCTTGTTTGCCACCAGCAGCCCGGCAGAAACGGAAATTGAACTGATCAAGAGCCGCCAGGTCATGGGCTCTGCAGTGGAAAAACTCCACCTGATGTACGATGCAGAACCTTTGAACTTTATGGACCGCCTTCTCCACAAGGAAGGCCGTTTGGAACTGACTCAGTTTGAAGTCCCCTGGGACAATCTTCCCAAGGAAGAAGTGAAAGATCAGGTATGGACGGTTGTTGCCAAGGATTCCGTAGGAAACTTCTCGTTGTATGACCACAACGAAAAGCTAGTCCTGGAAGGAAATGCTGGTGAAACCTATCGTTTCCCCTATGCTGGCGACACTGCTGTTATTGGCATTTTTAGAATGGAAGCAAGGGAAGGCCAGTCCTTCGCTGTAAGCAAGAAACTCCGTCTCGACGCTATCAATCAGTTCCGCTCTGCGTTCAATGTCAAGGAAAAGGGCAAAAAGACCGGCGTTCTTGAATTCTCCTATCAGGATATCTATCCTGATCGTGCCGTAGAGGTCTTGAACGAGGTGGCATCCTCCTACCTGCGCCAGAACGTGGAAGAACGTAATGCAGAAGCCCAGAAGACTTTGGATTTCCTTGAAAAGCAGTTGCCCGATGTGAAGTCTCGCATGGATTCCGCCCTCATGAACCTGAATGCCTATCGTAACCAGGTGGGCTCCGTCGACATCAATGCGGAAACCCAGTTGGTACTCCAGCGTAGAATGAAGCTGCAGCAGGATATTCTTTCCCTCCAGCAGCGTAAGCAGGATGCAATCCGCTTGTTCCATTCCGAACATCCCACGGTAAAAACTCTCGAAGACCAGGAGTCCGCTCTTAGAAGGGAACTTGCCGGAACTTCCAGCGAGGTGAAGAAACTTCCGGCAACCCAGCAGGAAGTGCTCCGTCTTTCCAACGAAGTTGAATTGAGCAAGAGCATCTATACAACCATGCTGAATAACATTCAGCAACTTCGTCTTGTATCTGCTGGTGAAGTGGGTACCGTCCGAGTTATCGACTTCGCCGAAGAAGTGACCAAGCCCGAAAAACCGAAAAAGAGAATCATCCTGTGCCTGGCCCTGTTCATTGGTTTCTTGATTGGAGCCGCCATCACCTCTCTGTTGACTAAGTTTAGCAGCGGCGTAAAGAGTGCATCCTTTATTGAAAAGGAAACCGGCTTTACCGTGTATGCCAAGGTGCCCAAGGGTAATCCTCAGGGAACCAAGGGCACTAGACCGCTGGCCGTGGTGGAACCTGGCGATGTGGCTGTGGAAGCATTGCGAGCCTTGCGTTCGTCTCTGGAATTCTCCATGATGGATGAAGGCGCGTCTGTCATCGGTGTCAGCGGCCTTATCCCTGGCGTAGGTAAGAGCTTTATCTCTGTAAACCTGGCCGCCTTGTTTGCCGGTCTTGGAAAGAAGGTCCTGCTTATTGACGCCGACTTACGTAAGGGCCGACTCCATAAGGAATTTGGAATCAAGCGCGGAGAAGGCTTCTCCCAGGTTCTTCTCCGTAAGGTTGAACCGAGCGCGGTTACCTATCCGACCGAAGTTGAAAACTTGTTCGTGATGCCCTGTGGAAATGTGCCTGCCAATCCGGCTGAACTTCTCGGATCCAAGCACTATGGCGAACTGATTGAACAGTTCAAGACGGAATACGACCTGATCATCGTGGATACTCCGCCTATCATGCTTGTTACTGATGCGGCCCTGGCTTGCCGTGTTGCCGGACAGATTGTCATGGTCATTGAATACAACAAGCACTCCATCGAAGCAATCCAGGATGGCATGGGCCAAATCCTTAAGGGTAACGGTAATGCTCATGCGTCTATTGTCATTAACAAGTACGAACATAGCCGTTCCGAAGGCTATGGCTACAAGTATGGCAAATATTAGTCGATAATAGCCGTGTTTTAGAACGTTTTTTTGTAAACTTTATAACGCATTTTTTACATTTCGTATTATGAAGAATATTCTCGTTGTTTGTACCGGAAATATCTGCCGCAGTCCCACAGGGGAGTACCTCCTGAAGAAGGAACTGGGCCCGGATTTTAACGTGATGAGCGCCGGACTTGGGGCTCTCGTTGACCATCCTGCTCATGAAACCAGTCAAAAGATCGCCCTGGAACACGGGGTGGATATGAGTGCACACCACGCTCGTCAGATCAACCTGGATATTGTGAAGTGGGCAGACCTTGTCCTCGCTATGGAAAATGGTCAGAAGATGGATATTCTTGCCCGCTATCCCTTTATGGAAGGCAAGGTTTTCCGTTACGGTGAAGCCATGAAGGTGGATGTACCCGACCCGTACCGTCGTCCGGAAAGTGCCTTTGTGCTGGCTTGGAACTATATCTCCAAGCTGACTCCGTATTGGGTTGAAAAGATTAAACAAAGCGAAGGAAAGGTCTAAGGATAGACCTGAGGTAAACTATGAAAAAATTGAGTGTAGGTTTACTTGGCTCCATGCTCCTGCTTGCAGGTTGCTCCCTGGGTCCCCACATGCAAATGGCCGTTCCTGGTGACGAAGCCGAATACAATGGTGTAAAGGTTCGCCTCCATGCCATTGAAGAAGGCGACTTTGGTACAGGTTCCGCTGCCGCTGCAGAAACTGCTGCTACGGAAGTAGGCGATCTTAAGGAACTGATGGTCGATTCCATGCCGGAGCTGGAATATCGCATTGGACCTCTGGACATGGTTCAGGTTGTGGTTTGGGAACATCCCGAACTGACCTCGCCTATGGGTCAGTACCAGCCTGCCGGTCAGAAGGTTACCACCGATGGTAAGCTGTTCTACCCCTATGCTGGTGAACTGCAGGCCGCTGGCCTTACCGCTCAGGAACTTCGTGCTGAAATTACCAAGCGTCTTTCTGACAAGATCTTGAACGATCCTCAGGTTGATGTCCGCGTTACCGGTTACAACAGCCGTCGCGCATTCGTGTCTGGCCGAGTCTCCAAGCCGGGCTTTGTCGCCTTTGACGAAAACCCCATCACCATTCCCGATGCAATCGCCGCTGTAGGCGGTTTCGCTAACGATGCAGATCTTTCTGCCATCCAGCTTCGTCGTGGTGAAAAGGTTTACAACATCAATTATACCGATGCATTCAAGAGCAATCTTCAGCTCGAAAAGATCGTTATTCTCCCCAATGACCAGCTCTATATTCCTTCCTTGGTCCAGACCCAGAAGGAAAACAAGGTCTACGTCATGGGTGAAGTCGGCCGCGTAGGTGTGGTTGATATTCATGATGGCAACTTGAGCCTTGCTGAAGCCTTGTCCACCGCTGGTGGCCTGCAGGCTCTTAACGCCACCTCCCGCGGTATTTACGTTATCCGTAATACCTCTGAAAAGCAGATTGACGTTTACCAGTTGAATGCAAAGAACGCAATGGCCCTTGCCATGGCAGACCGTTTCAATCTTAACCCGCACGACATCGTTTATGTTGATGCTTCCGACCTTGCAACTTGGAACCGCCTGATTGGTCTTCTGTGGCCCACTCAGCAGGCTGTCTACTACGATGTGCTGACGGTCCGTACTGTCCAGCAGATCAGCAATGGTACCTGGGGTAAGTAATAGAGGCTTTGTATGATTAACTTGATTCTTTGTGGTGGTAACGGCACTCGTCTTTGGCCTGTAAGCCGTTCCCTCATGCCCAAGCAGTTCGCTCCGTTGTTTGACGGACAGTCCCTGTTCCGTAAGACTGTGGTGACCAATTCCGCAGTTTGCGAAGCACAGTTCATCGTTTCCAATGCCGACCAGTTCTTCCTTGCAAAGGACCAGCTGGAAGCTGAAGGCAAGCACAACTGCAAGTTCCTGCTGGAACCGGTGGGTCGCAATACCGCGCCTGCCATTGCCCTGGCCTGCCTGACCCTGGATCCCGAGGAAATCGTCCTGGTTTCCCCGTCCGACCATGTAATCCGCAAGAAGGACGAATACAAGAACGTTCTTCTTCGCGCCCAGGAACTTGCCAAGGAAGGCAACCTGGTGACCTTCGGTATCACTCCCACCAGTCCCGAAACTGGCTACGGCTACATCGAGGCCGAAGGCGAAAACGTCAAGCGCTTTGTGGAAAAGCCGGACCGCGCTACCGCCGAAAAGTATTTGCTGGCTGGTAACTTCTACTGGAACTCCGGCATCTTCTGCTTCAAGGCTAAGACCTTCCTTTCTGAACTGCAGAAGCATTCTCCCGACATTCTGGAAGCCGCCAAGATGGCTCTCGCAAATACCGCTATCGAAGCCGGTGAACCGATTCGCGTGGGCATGGACGACATGAAGGCCATCCCTTCCAACTCCATCGACTACGCCGTCATGGAAAAGTCCAACATCGTGAAGGTTGTGCCCAGCGATATCGGCTGGAGCGACCTTGGCTCCTTCGACAGCCTGTATGGCGAATACCCTCACGACGAAAACGGCAACAACGTGAACCCCCGTCACATTGCCGTAGGTTCCAAGAACTCCCTGGTCATGGGCTCCCAGCGTGCTATCGCTACCATCGATCTGGACAAGATGCTCATCGTGGATACCCCCGACGCTCTCCTCGTGGCTCCTCTCAGCAGCAGCCAGAAGGTGAAGCAGGTGGTGGAAGAACTGAAGGTCCGCGGCTCCGACCTCATCAGCGTTCCGCAGACTGTGAACCGCCCCTGGGGTACTTACTCTGTGCTGGAATCCACCGAACGCTACAAGATGAAGCGCATCGTGGTGAAGCCGGGCAAGCGCCTCTCCCTGCAGAAGCACCTGCATCGTTCCGAGCACTGGGTGGTCGTAAGCGGTACAGCAACCGTTACCGTCGGCGACAAGGTGTTCTACGTTCGCCCCAATGAATCCACCTACATCCCCGTGGGCGAAGTCCATCGCCTGCAGAACGAAGGCCGCCTGCCTCTCGTCATCGTGGAAATCCAGGTGGGTGAATACACCGGCGAAGACGACATCATCCGCATGGAAGACGACTTCCACCGTAACTAAGAGTCAGTGAAATTAAGAAAGGGTCTCGGCATCGCCGAGACCCTTTTTTCATAATTCATAATTCGCGCTAGCGCTAGAACTGGTCCAGGAAGCGCTGGTCGTTGCCGGTAAGCAAGCCAATTTCCGGAATGGCGTGGCGCAGCATGGCGATACGGTCGAGACCGAAGCCGAATGCAAAGCCGGTGTACTTTTCGCCATCGATACCGCAGTTCTTGAACACGTTGGGGTCCACGGAGCCGCAGCCACCGATTTCCATCCAGCCGGTGCCCTTGCAACGACGGCAACCTTCGCCGCCGCAGAATACGCAGCTCACATCCATTTCAGCGGAAGGTTCCGTGAAGGGGAAGAAGCTGGGGCGGAAACGGGTCTTGACGCCTTCACCAAAGAGCTTGTTCATGAATACCTGGAGAACGCCCTTCAGGTCGGCAAAGGAAATGTTTTCGTCCACCACCAGGCCTTCGCACTGCTGGAACATGGGAGCGTGGGTGGCATCGTTGTCGACGCGGAACACGTGGCCCGGAGCAATCATGCGGAAAGGCGGCTTGTGGGTTTCCATGTAATGAATCTGGGTACCGCTGGTGTGGGTGCGGAGCATCACCTTGTCGTCCACGTAGAAGGTATCCTGCATGTCGCGGGACGGGTGGTCGGGAGGAGTGTTCAATGCTTCGAAGTTGTACCAGTCGGTTTCGATGTCGCGACCGAAGTCCACTTCAAAGCCCATCTGGCTGAAGAAGTCGATGATCTCTTCGCGGACGTCGTACAGCGGGTGGGTAGAACCTGCAGGAATGCCTGCGCCAGGGAGGCTCACGTCTACGCTACCGCTGGAAAGTTTCTTCTGGAGGGCCGCTTCGTTGGCGGTGGCGATGGCCTTTTCGATTTCTTCGGAGACGGCCACCTTAAGTTCGTTGACGAGCTTGCCGAAAGCCGGCTTTTCTTCGGGAGGAAGAGTACCCATCTGCTTCATCAGGTCGGTAACGAGACCTTTCTTGCCCAGGTACTTCACGCGGAGGTTGTTGACGGCTTCTTGATTGGTAAGGTCAGTTTGCGCAAGTTCTGCGTCAAATGCCTGTTTCACGTTATTAATAGCTTCACTCATAGTGCGGCAAAATGTAGAAATTGATAATGGATGATTGATGATTGATAATGAAAACTTCTGCGCGTACGGAGTATTTTTTAATTGACTCCTGGAATGTGCATGATAACGGGCCTGTTCTTCCCGTTCTCGGTCTTATGGATGGTGAGCTTGCCGGTGGAGTCATAGCTGAACTGGTCGCCAACTCGCTCGCCGTTGACGTAGGTGAGGGAATCTCGCAGAACTCCGTTGCGATACCAGTTTTTCCAGATGCCATCCCGCTTTCCATCTTTCCAGAAACCTTCGGAGGCGGCTGATGTGTAACTTACGCTATCCGCAGTTGAATCCGGATAAAAGCTGCGGCTGACTTTTATATCTCCGTGTTCCCAGTTTTCTTCGTACCGTAGAGCTTTACCTTCGCGCATAAACCATAAGGTGCCATCTAGGACGAATTCGCCCCCTTCGTTCATTACGAAGGTAGATTCGGCACAAACAACAGCGCCGCATACGCCGAAGTCCGTTCGCGCTGTATCCCGCATAACAGTTTCTGCGATTTTGTTTCCTTCGACATCGAACCACTGCCATACGGAATCCCGCAGTCCGTTCCTCCAGAATTCCCGCTTTAGCACGATGCCTTCGCCGGAGTACATTTCTCGTACGCCATTCAGAATGTTGCCTGCCCACATTTCGCGTACTCGCACCTTCTTGCCGCTGTCGTAATACTCCAGACGCTCGCCACTCTTTTTACCTTGTCTGCAATAGAACTGGAGCTCAAGAACGCCGCTAAAGTTGTACTTTTTATAGAAGCCAGAGTCGATGGTGCTGAAACAGGAATTTTCCTCGGCGATGGTTCCGTTCTCGTTCCACTTTTTCCAGACGCCAATGGAGTCTCCGTTGTCGCTGTAGTGTTCCTCGAATGCCTTTTCGCCGTTGAAGTGCCAACCGGTCCAGTCGCCAACGGGATGGTCGTTTTCGTAATAACGGATAGCTTCGGTTTTCTTGTTGAAGTGCCCTCCGAAGTAGCTGGTCCACTTACCGTGGCGCAACCCTTTCTTGTACTTGCCTTCCATGACAAGATCACCAAAGCCTGTCCAGCGTTTGAAATCGCCATGGGGGACGCTGTCCTTGTAGGGAATTTCCAATTCCTTGATTCCGTCGGAATACCACTCGTTTCGCTTTAAGA contains:
- a CDS encoding polysaccharide biosynthesis tyrosine autokinase, with product MASKKTEETDLGELMKNLVKHWFIMLPCLIIAAAVGVFVAMWIRPVYQVDALLQIESKNNKGTMGMMAGLGSLFATSSPAETEIELIKSRQVMGSAVEKLHLMYDAEPLNFMDRLLHKEGRLELTQFEVPWDNLPKEEVKDQVWTVVAKDSVGNFSLYDHNEKLVLEGNAGETYRFPYAGDTAVIGIFRMEAREGQSFAVSKKLRLDAINQFRSAFNVKEKGKKTGVLEFSYQDIYPDRAVEVLNEVASSYLRQNVEERNAEAQKTLDFLEKQLPDVKSRMDSALMNLNAYRNQVGSVDINAETQLVLQRRMKLQQDILSLQQRKQDAIRLFHSEHPTVKTLEDQESALRRELAGTSSEVKKLPATQQEVLRLSNEVELSKSIYTTMLNNIQQLRLVSAGEVGTVRVIDFAEEVTKPEKPKKRIILCLALFIGFLIGAAITSLLTKFSSGVKSASFIEKETGFTVYAKVPKGNPQGTKGTRPLAVVEPGDVAVEALRALRSSLEFSMMDEGASVIGVSGLIPGVGKSFISVNLAALFAGLGKKVLLIDADLRKGRLHKEFGIKRGEGFSQVLLRKVEPSAVTYPTEVENLFVMPCGNVPANPAELLGSKHYGELIEQFKTEYDLIIVDTPPIMLVTDAALACRVAGQIVMVIEYNKHSIEAIQDGMGQILKGNGNAHASIVINKYEHSRSEGYGYKYGKY
- the pheS gene encoding phenylalanine--tRNA ligase subunit alpha; the protein is MSEAINNVKQAFDAELAQTDLTNQEAVNNLRVKYLGKKGLVTDLMKQMGTLPPEEKPAFGKLVNELKVAVSEEIEKAIATANEAALQKKLSSGSVDVSLPGAGIPAGSTHPLYDVREEIIDFFSQMGFEVDFGRDIETDWYNFEALNTPPDHPSRDMQDTFYVDDKVMLRTHTSGTQIHYMETHKPPFRMIAPGHVFRVDNDATHAPMFQQCEGLVVDENISFADLKGVLQVFMNKLFGEGVKTRFRPSFFPFTEPSAEMDVSCVFCGGEGCRRCKGTGWMEIGGCGSVDPNVFKNCGIDGEKYTGFAFGFGLDRIAMLRHAIPEIGLLTGNDQRFLDQF
- a CDS encoding low molecular weight phosphotyrosine protein phosphatase, whose translation is MKNILVVCTGNICRSPTGEYLLKKELGPDFNVMSAGLGALVDHPAHETSQKIALEHGVDMSAHHARQINLDIVKWADLVLAMENGQKMDILARYPFMEGKVFRYGEAMKVDVPDPYRRPESAFVLAWNYISKLTPYWVEKIKQSEGKV
- a CDS encoding mannose-1-phosphate guanylyltransferase/mannose-6-phosphate isomerase; translated protein: MINLILCGGNGTRLWPVSRSLMPKQFAPLFDGQSLFRKTVVTNSAVCEAQFIVSNADQFFLAKDQLEAEGKHNCKFLLEPVGRNTAPAIALACLTLDPEEIVLVSPSDHVIRKKDEYKNVLLRAQELAKEGNLVTFGITPTSPETGYGYIEAEGENVKRFVEKPDRATAEKYLLAGNFYWNSGIFCFKAKTFLSELQKHSPDILEAAKMALANTAIEAGEPIRVGMDDMKAIPSNSIDYAVMEKSNIVKVVPSDIGWSDLGSFDSLYGEYPHDENGNNVNPRHIAVGSKNSLVMGSQRAIATIDLDKMLIVDTPDALLVAPLSSSQKVKQVVEELKVRGSDLISVPQTVNRPWGTYSVLESTERYKMKRIVVKPGKRLSLQKHLHRSEHWVVVSGTATVTVGDKVFYVRPNESTYIPVGEVHRLQNEGRLPLVIVEIQVGEYTGEDDIIRMEDDFHRN
- a CDS encoding polysaccharide biosynthesis/export family protein, producing the protein MKKLSVGLLGSMLLLAGCSLGPHMQMAVPGDEAEYNGVKVRLHAIEEGDFGTGSAAAAETAATEVGDLKELMVDSMPELEYRIGPLDMVQVVVWEHPELTSPMGQYQPAGQKVTTDGKLFYPYAGELQAAGLTAQELRAEITKRLSDKILNDPQVDVRVTGYNSRRAFVSGRVSKPGFVAFDENPITIPDAIAAVGGFANDADLSAIQLRRGEKVYNINYTDAFKSNLQLEKIVILPNDQLYIPSLVQTQKENKVYVMGEVGRVGVVDIHDGNLSLAEALSTAGGLQALNATSRGIYVIRNTSEKQIDVYQLNAKNAMALAMADRFNLNPHDIVYVDASDLATWNRLIGLLWPTQQAVYYDVLTVRTVQQISNGTWGK